A stretch of Carnobacterium iners DNA encodes these proteins:
- a CDS encoding proline--tRNA ligase: MRQSKLFVPTLREIPNDAEVLSHQLLLRAGYIRQISSGVYSYLPLANKVLEKIKIIIREEFEKIDAVEMLMPSLLPRELWEESGRYETYGEDLMKLTDRHGRDYLLGPTHEEAFTTLIRDEINSYKRLPLSLYQIQTKYRDEKRPRSGLLRSREFLMKDAYSFHDSYESLDKTYSDFEEAYTRIFERCGLDFRNIIGDAGAMGGSDSKEFTAISDAGEDVIAYSDSSDYSANLEMATSFYMHKKSTKVEKELEKVATPNCKTVDEVAAFLKVESSDVMKSLLFIADGEPVLTVVRGDHEVNDVKLKNFLNADYLEMATDEEATDFLGVNFGSVGPVNVKEGIKVLGDLDVQDMVNAVAGANEENHHFMNVNPVRDASIEKFVDLRFVKEGELSPDGQGVLKFSKGIEIGHIFKLGTRYSESMGATVLDNNGRSIPVIMGCYGIGVSRLLSAIAEQKSDDKGLIWPRQLAPYELHLIPVNVKSEDQVNLAEELYTSLNQAGFSVLLDDRAERVGVKFADSDLIGLPIRITVGKKAAEDIVEIKIRKTGETIEVRKDEMISTMAILLNPENN, from the coding sequence ATGAGACAATCAAAATTATTTGTGCCAACCTTACGTGAAATCCCTAATGATGCAGAAGTATTGAGTCATCAACTATTATTGAGAGCAGGATACATTAGACAAATATCTAGTGGGGTATACAGCTATCTGCCTTTGGCTAATAAAGTTTTAGAAAAAATAAAAATAATTATCCGAGAAGAATTTGAAAAAATCGATGCGGTTGAAATGTTAATGCCTTCACTGTTGCCTCGTGAACTATGGGAAGAGTCAGGACGTTATGAGACATACGGTGAGGACTTAATGAAGTTAACCGATCGTCATGGTCGAGACTATTTATTAGGACCAACACATGAAGAAGCCTTTACGACTTTAATTCGTGATGAAATCAATTCATATAAAAGACTCCCTTTATCGTTATATCAAATACAAACTAAATACCGTGATGAAAAGAGACCACGTTCTGGTTTGTTAAGAAGTCGCGAATTTTTAATGAAAGATGCTTATTCATTTCACGATAGCTATGAAAGCTTAGATAAAACTTATTCAGATTTTGAAGAAGCATACACACGTATTTTTGAACGTTGTGGGTTAGATTTCAGAAATATTATTGGTGATGCAGGAGCAATGGGTGGAAGTGATTCTAAAGAGTTCACCGCGATTTCTGATGCTGGTGAAGACGTTATTGCTTACTCTGATTCAAGTGATTATTCAGCTAACCTAGAAATGGCAACAAGTTTTTATATGCATAAAAAATCAACTAAAGTTGAAAAAGAGCTAGAAAAAGTAGCAACACCGAATTGTAAAACAGTTGATGAAGTAGCAGCTTTCTTGAAAGTAGAATCAAGTGATGTCATGAAGAGTTTATTGTTTATCGCAGACGGCGAACCTGTCCTAACAGTTGTTCGTGGCGATCACGAAGTAAACGATGTTAAACTTAAAAACTTTTTAAATGCTGATTATTTAGAGATGGCAACAGATGAAGAAGCTACTGACTTTTTAGGTGTTAATTTTGGTTCTGTTGGTCCTGTCAATGTTAAAGAGGGAATTAAAGTTCTAGGAGATTTAGATGTACAAGATATGGTAAATGCTGTTGCAGGAGCAAATGAAGAAAATCATCATTTTATGAATGTTAATCCTGTCCGTGATGCCTCAATTGAGAAGTTTGTCGATTTACGTTTTGTTAAAGAAGGAGAATTATCTCCAGATGGACAAGGAGTATTAAAGTTTTCAAAAGGAATAGAAATCGGACATATCTTTAAATTAGGAACCCGTTATAGTGAATCAATGGGTGCAACAGTATTAGACAACAACGGCCGTTCTATTCCGGTTATCATGGGTTGTTATGGTATTGGGGTTAGCCGTCTGTTATCCGCCATTGCTGAACAGAAAAGTGATGATAAAGGCTTAATTTGGCCTAGACAATTAGCACCATACGAACTTCATTTGATACCAGTCAATGTAAAATCAGAAGATCAAGTTAACTTAGCTGAAGAACTATATACTTCTCTAAATCAAGCTGGATTTTCTGTTTTATTAGATGATCGTGCAGAACGTGTAGGAGTAAAATTTGCTGATTCTGATCTAATCGGACTACCAATTCGTATAACAGTGGGTAAAAAAGCTGCTGAGGATATAGTAGAAATCAAAA
- the rseP gene encoding RIP metalloprotease RseP — MITTIITFILVFSVLVIFHEFGHYYFAKKAGTLVREFAIGFGPKIFSYRKNETTFTVRILPIGGYVRMAGYEEETEIKPGMSVGILLDENDEVTTINTCKKKQLLEVVPIQVSAIDLEKDLYIEGYLSGDDTKLVRYSVKRNTLLIEEDGTEVQIAPLDVQFQAASLPQRMMTNFAGPMNNIILAIITFTLMAFLQGGVISNENELGSIVEGSPAYEAGLAKGDQVLAIDGNKMTSWTEIVKVIQKSPEKSLKFTLKSVDGSDKQLNVIPEAKKGNDDSEIGIIGVNAPVDTSFTAKLFFGFTYTWTVIVQILAALGSIFTKGFSIDMFGGPVAIYATTEAVVKTGYIGVLNWMGILSINLGIINLLPVPALDGGKLLLNAVEGVRGKPLSQEKEGIITLIGVGLLALLMVLVTWNDIQTYFLK; from the coding sequence ATGATTACTACGATTATTACCTTTATCCTTGTTTTTAGTGTATTAGTCATTTTCCATGAATTTGGGCATTACTACTTTGCAAAAAAAGCAGGAACACTAGTTAGAGAATTCGCAATCGGTTTCGGACCAAAGATTTTTTCTTATCGTAAAAATGAAACGACCTTTACGGTACGGATTTTACCAATTGGCGGCTATGTTAGAATGGCTGGCTATGAGGAAGAAACGGAAATTAAACCAGGAATGTCTGTTGGGATCTTATTAGATGAAAACGATGAAGTCACAACAATTAATACCTGTAAGAAAAAGCAATTGCTCGAAGTTGTTCCTATTCAAGTTAGCGCGATTGATTTAGAAAAAGACTTGTATATAGAAGGTTACCTTTCTGGTGATGACACTAAATTAGTTCGTTATTCGGTTAAACGAAATACGCTATTAATTGAAGAAGATGGGACGGAAGTGCAAATTGCTCCACTTGATGTGCAATTCCAAGCAGCGAGTTTGCCTCAGAGAATGATGACGAACTTTGCAGGTCCGATGAATAATATTATTTTAGCTATTATTACGTTTACTCTGATGGCTTTCTTACAAGGTGGTGTGATTAGCAATGAAAATGAATTAGGATCAATCGTAGAAGGATCTCCGGCTTATGAAGCTGGCTTGGCAAAAGGAGACCAAGTCCTTGCAATTGATGGTAATAAAATGACTAGTTGGACAGAAATAGTAAAAGTCATTCAAAAAAGTCCAGAGAAATCTCTGAAGTTTACTTTGAAATCAGTAGATGGGTCTGATAAGCAACTGAATGTTATTCCTGAAGCTAAAAAAGGAAATGATGATTCAGAGATCGGGATTATAGGAGTAAATGCACCAGTTGATACATCCTTTACTGCTAAACTGTTCTTTGGTTTCACTTATACTTGGACGGTCATCGTGCAGATATTAGCTGCATTAGGCTCTATTTTTACTAAAGGATTTTCTATTGATATGTTTGGTGGACCTGTAGCTATTTATGCAACAACTGAAGCTGTTGTTAAAACAGGATACATCGGCGTATTGAATTGGATGGGGATCTTAAGTATCAACTTAGGAATTATTAATCTATTGCCAGTACCAGCTTTAGACGGTGGTAAATTATTATTAAACGCGGTTGAGGGAGTCAGAGGGAAACCTTTGAGTCAAGAAAAAGAAGGGATTATCACTTTAATTGGAGTCGGACTATTAGCTTTATTAATGGTCTTAGTCACATGGAATGATATCCAAACGTACTTTTTAAAATAG
- a CDS encoding 1-deoxy-D-xylulose-5-phosphate reductoisomerase, which produces MKKLVSFIDSNFIIMKKICLLGATGSVGSSTIEVVQSYPDLFKIVAFSFYENEIKGRRLIELLKPKVVAVKSKKMAARLRLDYPAVQFTYELEGLTELVIRDEVETVVTAVMGSVGLLPTLAAIKAGKEIALANKETLVMAGDLVMEEAARNNVRVFPIDSEHSAIFQCLQGENSSDVSQLLITASGGSFRDYSRADLRDVSVSDALNHPNWSMGKKITIDSASMMNKGLEVIEAKWLFDMDYDKIKVLLHRESIVHSMVQFVDGTIKAQLGVSDMREPIQYALGFPTRMPVKKPVFFDLAMIGQLRFEEMDFERFPLLQLAFDVGRIGGTAPTVMNAANEVAVNAFIEGKLPFLDIETLVYKAVYQEKEVQKPDLTILLEVDKETREKVMSWI; this is translated from the coding sequence GTGAAAAAGTTAGTATCTTTTATTGATAGTAACTTTATTATCATGAAAAAAATTTGTTTATTAGGTGCTACTGGATCAGTAGGGTCTAGTACCATTGAAGTCGTTCAATCTTATCCTGATTTATTTAAAATAGTGGCTTTCTCTTTTTATGAAAATGAAATAAAAGGAAGAAGATTAATTGAATTATTAAAACCTAAAGTAGTAGCCGTCAAGTCAAAAAAAATGGCTGCACGATTGAGACTAGATTACCCTGCTGTTCAATTTACATATGAATTAGAGGGATTGACTGAACTAGTTATTAGGGATGAAGTAGAAACGGTTGTCACGGCAGTAATGGGCAGTGTCGGACTATTGCCAACATTAGCAGCTATCAAGGCAGGAAAAGAAATTGCACTTGCCAATAAAGAAACGCTTGTCATGGCTGGTGATTTAGTTATGGAAGAAGCAGCTAGAAATAATGTCAGAGTTTTCCCTATAGATAGTGAGCATTCAGCAATCTTTCAGTGTTTACAAGGTGAAAATAGCAGCGATGTCAGTCAATTGCTTATTACAGCATCAGGTGGGAGCTTTCGTGATTACTCGAGAGCTGACTTACGGGATGTCAGCGTTTCGGATGCATTGAATCATCCAAATTGGTCAATGGGAAAGAAAATAACCATTGATTCAGCATCTATGATGAATAAAGGCCTAGAGGTTATTGAAGCTAAGTGGTTATTTGATATGGATTATGATAAAATTAAAGTTCTTTTACACCGTGAAAGTATTGTACACTCTATGGTACAATTTGTTGACGGTACAATAAAGGCCCAATTAGGAGTCAGTGACATGCGAGAACCCATCCAATATGCACTAGGTTTCCCAACTCGTATGCCAGTTAAAAAACCTGTTTTTTTTGATTTAGCTATGATTGGACAATTGCGTTTTGAAGAAATGGATTTTGAACGATTCCCTTTATTGCAATTAGCTTTTGATGTCGGAAGAATAGGTGGAACAGCTCCGACAGTTATGAATGCAGCGAATGAAGTAGCTGTAAATGCATTTATTGAAGGCAAGTTACCATTTTTAGATATTGAAACACTCGTTTATAAAGCTGTTTATCAAGAAAAAGAAGTACAAAAACCAGACTTGACTATTCTTTTAGAAGTCGATAAAGAGACTAGAGAAAAAGTTATGAGTTGGATTTAA
- a CDS encoding phosphatidate cytidylyltransferase: protein MKQRLITAILSLIVFVPIVYMGSVILTIAVSLLGLIALFELFRMRKQSLLSIEGLIASVALLLITIPSNQGVLGTAYSPSMLFYVCSLLLLVSTVFSKNTFNFDDAAMSILGSIYIGYGFKYFLLIRFEGLRLLLLALFIVWATDVGAYLVGRKFGKNKLAPHISPNKTIEGSFGGIFCALIISTGYYFIYPADFSFGITVLLAVLISVSGQLGDLVESALKRHYDVKDSGKILPGHGGILDRFDSVLFAMPVLYLLTLV, encoded by the coding sequence GTGAAACAAAGACTCATCACAGCCATACTTTCTTTAATCGTTTTCGTACCAATTGTTTATATGGGATCAGTTATTTTAACAATCGCTGTATCTTTATTAGGTTTAATTGCTTTATTTGAATTATTTAGAATGAGAAAACAATCATTATTATCAATAGAAGGATTAATTGCTAGTGTTGCTTTATTGCTAATCACCATTCCTTCAAATCAAGGTGTATTGGGGACAGCCTACTCACCTAGTATGTTATTCTACGTTTGTTCATTGTTGCTGTTAGTCTCAACAGTATTTTCAAAAAACACATTTAATTTCGATGATGCTGCTATGTCGATACTGGGCTCTATCTATATTGGATACGGCTTTAAGTACTTTCTTTTGATTCGTTTTGAAGGATTGAGACTATTGTTGTTGGCCTTATTTATTGTTTGGGCAACAGACGTCGGGGCTTATTTAGTCGGTCGTAAGTTTGGTAAAAATAAGCTTGCGCCACATATCAGTCCTAATAAAACGATTGAAGGTTCATTCGGAGGAATTTTCTGTGCACTTATTATCTCAACCGGTTATTATTTCATTTATCCAGCTGATTTTTCATTTGGTATAACTGTATTATTAGCCGTTTTAATTTCTGTTTCCGGTCAATTAGGGGACTTAGTCGAATCAGCTTTAAAACGTCATTATGATGTAAAAGATTCCGGGAAAATATTACCAGGTCACGGTGGAATTCTTGACCGATTCGACAGTGTTTTATTTGCAATGCCAGTATTGTATTTACTGACGTTAGTTTAA